The Allorhodopirellula heiligendammensis genome includes a window with the following:
- a CDS encoding NADP-dependent isocitrate dehydrogenase produces MAKIVYTITDEAPALATHSLLPILRAFTAASGLEFEASDISLAARVLASFPERLTEEQRVPDALAQLGKLVKEPTANIIKLPNISASIPQLTATIKELQAKGYDIPDFPSDPQTDEEKAIRAAYAKVLGSAVNPVLREGNSDRRVAAPVKKYAQKNPHSMGDWSAQSKTRVAHMREGDFYGSEKSVVLPSADTLRIEHVGESGDVTVLKEEIAVEKDEVFDAAVLSRKQLRAYIAESAAAAKSEGVLLSLHLKATMMKVSDPILFGHAVSVLYGELFEKYGDLLRRAGADPNQGLGQVLGVIGALPADDRAPIEAMMARIESELPSLAMVNSDRGITNLHVPSDVIIDASMPAAIRAGGKMWDQNGELQDTVAMIPDRSYASVYQAVIDDCKTNGTFDVSTMGSVANVGLMAKKAEEYGSHDKTFEIAEPGEVRVVNASGKTLLSHRVAQGDLWRACQTKDVAIVDWVRLAVARARATGAATVFWLDAHRAHDRNLITKVETYLKQHDTKGLDIQILAPVEATLHACARCRQGLDSISVTGNVLRDYLTDLFPILELGTSAKMLSIVPLLAGGGMFETGAGGSAPKHVQQFEAENHLRWDSLGEFLAIAVSLEDLAQKSGDCEFAVLAQTLDTATDRFLEEDKSPSRKVHELDNRGSHFYLALYWAEALAAQDENAVLKERFTPIARQMAENESKIVSELNEAQGVAIDVGGYYFPDSAAATQAMRPSATLNSIIDGLAS; encoded by the coding sequence ATGGCAAAAATTGTATACACGATTACCGATGAAGCCCCGGCCCTGGCAACGCATTCGCTGCTGCCGATTTTGCGTGCCTTCACTGCGGCATCGGGGCTGGAATTCGAGGCCTCTGACATTTCATTGGCGGCCCGGGTGTTGGCAAGTTTCCCAGAGCGATTGACCGAAGAACAACGCGTCCCTGACGCGCTCGCTCAGCTTGGCAAGCTCGTCAAAGAGCCCACTGCGAACATCATCAAGCTGCCCAACATCAGCGCGTCGATCCCGCAGCTCACCGCAACGATTAAGGAATTGCAAGCCAAGGGATACGACATTCCCGACTTCCCTTCGGACCCGCAGACGGACGAGGAAAAGGCGATTCGGGCCGCTTACGCGAAGGTCCTCGGCAGCGCCGTCAATCCGGTCTTGCGGGAAGGCAATTCGGATCGCCGTGTGGCCGCTCCAGTCAAGAAATACGCTCAAAAGAACCCGCACTCGATGGGCGATTGGTCAGCGCAATCCAAGACCCGCGTGGCGCACATGCGCGAGGGCGATTTCTATGGCAGCGAAAAGTCCGTCGTGTTGCCGTCGGCCGACACGTTGCGAATTGAGCACGTGGGCGAATCCGGTGACGTGACCGTTCTGAAAGAGGAGATCGCTGTTGAGAAGGACGAGGTCTTCGATGCTGCCGTGCTCAGTCGTAAACAGTTGCGTGCCTATATTGCCGAATCCGCTGCAGCCGCGAAGTCCGAAGGCGTGCTGCTGTCGCTGCACCTCAAAGCGACCATGATGAAAGTCTCCGATCCGATCCTCTTCGGTCACGCCGTCAGTGTGCTGTACGGGGAATTGTTCGAAAAATATGGGGACCTGCTGCGGCGTGCGGGCGCCGATCCGAACCAAGGGCTTGGTCAGGTGCTCGGTGTCATCGGGGCCCTGCCCGCGGATGACCGCGCCCCAATCGAAGCGATGATGGCGCGGATTGAGTCCGAATTGCCCAGTCTCGCGATGGTGAACTCAGATCGTGGTATCACCAATCTGCACGTCCCGAGCGACGTGATCATTGACGCGTCGATGCCAGCTGCGATCCGCGCCGGCGGCAAGATGTGGGATCAGAACGGCGAGCTCCAGGACACCGTCGCCATGATTCCCGACCGCAGTTACGCGAGCGTCTATCAGGCCGTGATCGACGACTGCAAAACCAATGGCACGTTCGATGTGTCGACAATGGGCAGCGTGGCGAATGTCGGTTTGATGGCGAAGAAGGCTGAAGAATACGGATCCCACGACAAGACATTTGAGATCGCCGAACCCGGCGAAGTCCGCGTCGTCAATGCGTCCGGCAAGACCTTGCTGAGTCATCGGGTCGCTCAGGGTGACCTTTGGCGAGCGTGTCAAACCAAGGACGTCGCGATCGTCGATTGGGTGCGATTGGCCGTCGCGCGGGCCCGCGCCACCGGTGCCGCCACCGTGTTTTGGCTCGATGCTCATCGCGCCCACGATCGCAATTTGATCACCAAGGTCGAGACGTACCTGAAACAGCATGATACCAAGGGGCTCGATATTCAGATTTTGGCACCGGTGGAGGCAACCCTACACGCTTGTGCCCGCTGCCGCCAAGGACTCGATTCGATCTCGGTGACCGGCAATGTGCTTCGGGATTACCTCACCGATCTATTCCCAATTCTAGAGCTCGGCACCAGCGCGAAGATGCTCTCGATCGTTCCGCTGCTCGCTGGCGGCGGGATGTTCGAAACCGGTGCCGGCGGCTCGGCGCCCAAGCACGTGCAACAGTTCGAAGCCGAGAATCACTTGCGTTGGGACTCGCTCGGCGAGTTTCTGGCCATCGCGGTGTCGCTCGAAGATCTCGCTCAGAAAAGCGGCGACTGTGAGTTCGCCGTGTTGGCACAGACGCTCGATACGGCGACCGATCGCTTTTTGGAAGAGGACAAATCGCCGTCTCGGAAGGTGCATGAACTCGACAACCGCGGCAGCCATTTCTACCTCGCTTTGTACTGGGCCGAAGCGCTCGCCGCCCAAGACGAGAACGCCGTACTGAAAGAGCGTTTTACTCCGATTGCTCGCCAGATGGCGGAAAACGAATCGAAGATTGTCAGCGAATTGAACGAAGCGCAGGGCGTTGCGATCGACGTCGGTGGTTATTATTTCCCCGATTCCGCGGCGGCAACGCAAGCGATGCGGCCGAGTGCCACGCTCAACAGCATCATTGATGGGCTTGCTTCGTAG
- a CDS encoding 3-keto-disaccharide hydrolase, whose amino-acid sequence MSAAVLNLADDHRVSAAEIDPAQAAWYAKYKGQENAPQPDEMMLNTDPEPDVSEGFTPLFNGKDLTGWTPRGGTCTFTAQGDLVIGECVPGSDSTYLSTEKSDYTDFIFSCDMKWEVDGNSGVMFHAQVKTGDKKNKEIVFGPQAEMEGISGDRYWNGGIYGQSCGGYFYPLWLTDHKEARAALDRAGWNRLTIQAKGNNVKTWVNGVPVANWNDDGTYAKGFFGLQIHKGTAGKVLWKNVRVKELAD is encoded by the coding sequence ATGAGCGCCGCCGTGCTCAATCTCGCCGACGACCACCGCGTCAGTGCAGCGGAAATCGATCCCGCCCAGGCCGCTTGGTACGCAAAATACAAAGGCCAAGAGAACGCGCCGCAGCCCGATGAGATGATGCTCAACACGGACCCTGAGCCGGATGTGAGCGAAGGTTTCACTCCGTTATTTAATGGCAAAGACTTGACGGGTTGGACGCCGCGCGGTGGCACCTGCACCTTTACCGCCCAGGGTGATCTCGTGATCGGTGAATGTGTTCCAGGTTCCGATAGCACCTACCTGTCGACAGAAAAGTCGGACTACACCGATTTCATTTTCTCTTGCGACATGAAGTGGGAGGTCGACGGGAATTCTGGCGTCATGTTCCACGCCCAAGTCAAAACTGGCGACAAGAAAAACAAGGAAATCGTATTCGGCCCGCAAGCCGAGATGGAAGGCATCTCCGGAGATCGATACTGGAATGGTGGGATCTACGGGCAGAGTTGTGGAGGATACTTTTACCCCCTGTGGCTGACCGATCACAAAGAGGCGCGAGCAGCCCTGGATCGTGCGGGTTGGAATCGACTGACGATCCAGGCCAAGGGAAATAACGTGAAGACATGGGTCAATGGCGTTCCCGTCGCGAATTGGAACGACGACGGCACGTATGCCAAGGGCTTCTTCGGGCTGCAAATCCACAAGGGAACTGCCGGAAAAGTGCTGTGGAAGAACGTCCGTGTGAAAGAGTTGGCAGACTGA
- a CDS encoding ATP-dependent helicase, with protein sequence MDAITKNLTAAQAEAVTHIDGPLLIIAGPGSGKTRVVTHRVAHMLSQGVRPWQIAALTFTNKAAEEMRTRLDLLAPGQPVWMGTFHRFCAQQLRRYASYVGLAENYSIYDMSDSKSAMKRAIQAAGVSTSHATPEQIASAISNAKNRLITPEIMQQQSGRASDSVAARVYPVYQQQLLLANAVDFDDLLYHFACLLRENPEVRSELDAKLKYIMVDEYQDTNLAQYAIVRAMSVDHPNLAVTGDPDQSIYGWRGADLNNILDFEKDYPSVKTVRLEQNYRSTPNILAVADQLIRHNRRRKAKELYTENADGDNVILRQYEDGYQEADAIADEIAAQMIAGQAEPRDFAIFCRMNALTRSLEHALRNRGLPYQIINGVEFYQRKEVKDLLAYLHLINNPSHDVALQRVINTPTRSIGATTVGRLQAFADAERIPMLEAARRASEIDTMSKRAQTMLKSFVTLYDRLRKKATASLEDLLRFLVEETKYIEFLERTGVEKEDSNPIANVDELVSAAVEFDRMHPDDGSLEAFLEQVALVSDTDKFEDSGNRVTLMTLHAAKGLEFPRVFVIAVEDDLLPHYRSKQDDQQLEEERRLLFVGITRAQQWLQLSYAKRRSMRGDIRVVIPSMFLSELPRADMNVIESQTDRDFFDDGADESYPDSWDLVQEPSPPEQAEQEYKGDDTSVIPEIYRDPFVSKPKPKRTKPTITTALQTASDLLSSDRVPLGAYREGSVVRHPEYGDGTITEVTGRGPKRTAKIRFSEDQSEQTFRLAFAKLELLDTGGD encoded by the coding sequence ATGGATGCCATCACAAAAAATCTGACCGCGGCGCAGGCCGAGGCGGTCACTCATATCGACGGACCGCTGCTCATTATCGCTGGCCCGGGCAGCGGGAAAACCCGGGTGGTCACGCACCGGGTTGCCCACATGCTCAGCCAGGGTGTGCGGCCCTGGCAGATCGCGGCGCTCACGTTTACCAACAAAGCCGCTGAGGAAATGCGGACGCGGTTGGATCTGCTCGCCCCCGGCCAACCGGTGTGGATGGGTACGTTCCACCGGTTCTGCGCCCAACAGTTGCGTCGCTACGCGTCCTACGTGGGTCTTGCCGAAAATTACTCGATTTACGACATGTCCGATTCAAAATCGGCCATGAAACGAGCGATCCAGGCTGCTGGGGTCTCGACCAGCCACGCCACGCCGGAACAAATCGCCTCGGCAATATCCAATGCCAAAAATCGATTGATCACCCCCGAGATCATGCAGCAACAATCTGGGCGGGCGAGCGACAGTGTGGCGGCGCGAGTCTATCCGGTTTACCAGCAGCAACTTTTGCTCGCCAACGCGGTCGATTTCGATGACTTGCTCTATCACTTCGCATGCTTGCTGCGCGAGAACCCCGAGGTTCGCAGCGAACTTGACGCGAAGCTGAAGTACATCATGGTCGATGAGTACCAGGACACGAACTTGGCTCAGTACGCGATCGTGCGAGCGATGTCTGTCGATCATCCCAACCTAGCGGTGACGGGGGATCCGGACCAATCGATCTACGGCTGGCGGGGGGCCGACCTGAACAACATTCTGGACTTCGAGAAGGACTATCCGAGCGTCAAAACGGTTCGCCTGGAACAGAATTATCGCAGCACGCCGAATATTCTTGCAGTTGCCGACCAGTTGATCCGGCATAACCGACGCCGCAAAGCCAAAGAACTCTACACGGAGAACGCGGACGGCGACAACGTGATCCTGCGGCAGTATGAGGATGGCTATCAGGAGGCCGATGCGATTGCCGATGAGATCGCTGCTCAGATGATCGCGGGCCAAGCCGAGCCACGTGACTTTGCCATCTTCTGCCGCATGAACGCACTGACTCGTTCGCTCGAACACGCGCTGCGAAACCGCGGGTTGCCCTATCAGATCATCAACGGTGTCGAGTTCTACCAGCGCAAGGAGGTCAAGGACCTGCTGGCATATCTGCATTTGATCAACAATCCCAGCCACGACGTGGCGTTGCAGCGGGTGATCAATACGCCAACGCGGAGCATCGGGGCAACGACGGTTGGACGGCTGCAGGCATTTGCCGACGCCGAGCGGATCCCGATGCTCGAGGCGGCTCGCCGGGCGTCGGAGATCGACACCATGTCCAAACGCGCGCAAACGATGCTGAAGTCGTTCGTCACCCTTTATGATCGTTTGCGTAAGAAAGCGACTGCCTCGCTCGAGGATTTATTGCGGTTTCTCGTGGAAGAAACGAAGTATATCGAGTTTCTCGAGCGTACCGGTGTCGAGAAAGAAGACTCAAATCCAATCGCGAACGTCGACGAACTGGTCTCGGCCGCGGTCGAGTTTGATCGCATGCATCCCGACGACGGATCCCTCGAAGCGTTCTTGGAACAGGTCGCGTTGGTATCCGACACGGACAAGTTCGAAGATTCCGGCAACCGGGTCACCCTGATGACGCTGCATGCAGCCAAGGGACTTGAATTCCCGCGCGTGTTCGTGATCGCAGTCGAAGATGATCTGTTGCCGCATTACCGCAGCAAGCAGGACGACCAACAACTCGAAGAAGAACGCCGGCTACTGTTTGTGGGGATCACCCGGGCACAACAGTGGCTGCAACTCAGCTATGCCAAGCGACGCAGCATGCGAGGTGACATCCGCGTGGTCATTCCGAGCATGTTCTTAAGTGAGCTGCCACGTGCAGACATGAATGTGATCGAATCGCAAACCGATCGAGACTTCTTTGACGATGGAGCGGACGAGTCCTACCCGGATTCTTGGGATCTCGTTCAAGAGCCCTCACCGCCGGAGCAAGCTGAGCAGGAATACAAGGGCGACGACACTTCGGTGATCCCTGAAATTTATCGTGATCCATTCGTTAGTAAACCGAAGCCCAAACGCACTAAGCCTACCATCACCACGGCACTGCAAACGGCGAGTGACCTGTTGTCGTCCGACCGCGTGCCGTTGGGAGCTTACCGCGAGGGCAGCGTTGTGCGTCATCCCGAATACGGCGATGGCACGATCACTGAGGTTACTGGCCGGGGACCCAAGCGAACTGCGAAGATCCGATTTTCCGAGGATCAGAGCGAGCAAACATTTCGGCTCGCTTTCGCAAAGCTGGAGTTGCTCGATACCGGCGGCGACTAG
- a CDS encoding DNA polymerase Y family protein → MKRLLCLWLPDWPIQRRRIPALAPTAPRPGEAAGPAERVDTAGPVRLEQPVHLEQPIHLEQPVILWHTDPQRGRIVAALCPLAAQVGVRLGMPIAQATDLATMSGAVIEPYDRDADRRALQSLAIELQTELSPQTAVETLQRFKWAGRFRHDPEAILSEIQGVTHLFSEPCEVESTPHQRTTDPERAGELGLLAAAAKILNRQNLCGRIAIADTLGAAWALANHAVSESTRATSPGRPAHQFFIAPPGRTETALETLPCRALRLQGEIVATLDRLGIGTIGNLMRLPRAGLATRLGPALCGRIAEALGEVDEPLIAIAPQCEHSATLELEYPTDATDLIADRISRLIGQATTSLHPLHRGVLRMRCQLELTQHPTLVFETGLFAPTLDQSHLTTLMLGALQGHRLESLVIRITVGVTQHAALSSRQPSIFGPDFAASSHDDWTGQTEAARLIDALSGRLGEDAVRGVRASNDALPENAIIEFPMTAHRINRAVKRSGRGPTARQRSAAAAEQIDAPPPSVQRGFGQGPKTTDLGRRPIELLPDPQPITPIGDGDSGPGSGFPDRFRIRGRVEPVRQHWGPERIETRWWSGPLIRRDYFRIELENGSRLWIYYHLGDGTPAEADMEKRWFLHGRFA, encoded by the coding sequence ATGAAGCGGTTGCTATGCCTCTGGCTGCCCGACTGGCCGATCCAGCGTCGACGCATTCCCGCGTTGGCACCCACGGCCCCGCGACCCGGCGAAGCGGCGGGGCCAGCCGAGCGGGTTGATACCGCGGGACCGGTTCGACTTGAGCAACCGGTTCACCTCGAACAGCCCATCCACCTCGAACAACCTGTGATCCTCTGGCACACCGATCCGCAGCGGGGACGAATCGTCGCAGCACTTTGTCCGCTGGCCGCCCAGGTCGGCGTCCGGTTAGGAATGCCGATCGCCCAGGCCACCGATCTGGCAACCATGTCCGGTGCCGTGATCGAGCCCTATGATCGCGATGCCGATCGCCGGGCTCTGCAGTCTCTCGCGATCGAGTTACAAACAGAACTCAGCCCTCAGACCGCCGTCGAAACGCTCCAGCGATTCAAATGGGCGGGTCGATTTCGCCACGATCCCGAAGCGATCCTGTCGGAGATTCAAGGTGTCACCCATCTATTCAGCGAGCCGTGTGAAGTGGAGTCGACGCCGCACCAGCGCACCACCGACCCTGAACGAGCCGGCGAACTGGGCTTGCTCGCCGCCGCTGCAAAAATCCTTAATCGTCAAAACCTCTGCGGTCGCATCGCGATTGCCGATACGCTTGGTGCAGCCTGGGCATTGGCCAATCACGCGGTCTCGGAATCCACCAGAGCGACCTCACCCGGACGGCCAGCTCACCAATTTTTCATCGCCCCTCCCGGCAGGACGGAAACAGCACTGGAGACCCTGCCCTGCCGAGCGTTACGCCTGCAGGGCGAGATTGTTGCCACCCTCGATCGACTCGGCATCGGGACGATCGGCAATCTGATGCGACTGCCCCGCGCCGGACTGGCCACCCGTCTCGGTCCCGCGCTGTGTGGCCGGATTGCCGAGGCTCTCGGTGAGGTTGATGAACCCCTGATCGCGATTGCTCCGCAGTGCGAACACTCTGCTACGCTCGAACTTGAATACCCCACCGATGCGACCGACTTGATCGCCGATCGAATCTCACGTTTGATCGGGCAAGCCACCACGTCACTCCATCCGTTGCACCGGGGTGTTTTACGAATGAGGTGCCAACTCGAATTGACGCAGCATCCTACCTTGGTATTCGAGACCGGATTGTTTGCGCCCACGCTCGACCAATCGCACCTGACCACGTTGATGTTAGGCGCTTTGCAGGGCCATCGATTGGAGTCCCTGGTGATTCGAATCACGGTAGGCGTGACTCAGCACGCCGCTTTATCGAGTCGTCAGCCATCGATCTTTGGTCCTGATTTCGCCGCATCCTCGCATGACGACTGGACCGGACAAACCGAAGCAGCTCGATTAATCGACGCTCTTTCAGGCAGGCTCGGCGAAGATGCCGTCCGCGGTGTTCGCGCCAGCAACGATGCCTTGCCAGAAAACGCCATCATCGAGTTCCCCATGACAGCACACCGCATCAATAGAGCTGTCAAGCGAAGCGGACGTGGCCCAACCGCTCGTCAGCGATCCGCAGCCGCCGCGGAACAAATCGACGCTCCACCCCCATCCGTCCAACGCGGTTTCGGCCAGGGGCCGAAGACAACCGATCTGGGTCGACGTCCGATTGAACTGCTGCCCGATCCCCAACCCATCACACCGATCGGCGATGGTGATTCTGGGCCCGGCAGTGGATTCCCCGATCGCTTTCGCATCCGAGGTCGAGTCGAGCCCGTGCGCCAGCACTGGGGCCCCGAACGGATTGAAACCCGCTGGTGGAGCGGACCACTGATCCGCCGAGATTACTTCCGCATCGAACTCGAAAACGGTTCCCGATTGTGGATCTATTACCACCTCGGCGATGGCACGCCAGCCGAAGCGGACATGGAGAAACGCTGGTTCCTGCACGGTCGATTTGCCTAA